The Microcaecilia unicolor chromosome 3, aMicUni1.1, whole genome shotgun sequence nucleotide sequence TGCCCCCATCTGAATCTTCAGCTTTGTACACTCTTCCCCTTTCACATGCATAAATATGCTTTCCAGTCCACCcaattcctgaatcttcactctCTCTACTTGCCCCAGATCCAAATTAATCCCTTGTCTTCCTATCTACCTttaccccccacccaccaccaatTCCAATCCCCCAGTATCCACCAAACCTGGATCTAGGTataggccacgtggaggggcataatcaaaagggacacccaagttttgctgaggacgtcctcacaaagcatcccgatggaggggcggggaaacccgtattatcgaaacaagatggacgtccagctttcgtttcgataatacggtcggggacgcccaaatcttgaaatttaggtcgtccttagagatggttgtccctagacttggtcgtttctgattttcagcgataatggaaaccaaggacgcccatctcagaaacgaccaaatgcaggccctttggtcgtgggaggagtcagcatttgtagtgcactggtcctcctcacatgccaggacaccaaccaggcaccctagggagcactgcagtggacttcataaattgctcccaggtacatagctcccttaccttgtgtgctgagccgcccaaaacccactacccacaactgtacaccactaccatagcccttatgggtgaagagaggcacctgcatgtgggtacagtgggttttgcagggctcacatttaccaccacaagtgtaacaggtgggggggggggggtcgtgggcctgggtccgcctgcctgaagtgcaccgcacccactaaaactgctccagtatattttcaaaacccatccaaatctgtccaattAATACTGGCCAATTAatatttgggacaggaaaaggtcCAAGCTCAATTGGAAGAGGTTAACCCAATCAAGGGAAGATGGGTTTGGAGCTGTCCTAGCCTTACTCCTAAAACAAGCCTATAAGAGTGCACTGGGTGTGGTTAGAAAGGGAGGTTATGACTGCTCAATTTTCTAACTAGTAGGTGTTAAGAGAAGTACAAATCTAGATAGAAAGATGGAGGGTGTGGCATAATTAAAGCCTGGGAAACCATACAGAAATAGATTCAGTTAAATTGGGTGGTTCCTCCAAAGTATACCAGAGGAATTCCATTCTCACAGCAGAATTCTGCATCATTCCTAAGGAGTTTTAGGACAAAGACATAGGGAAATCTACATATTTATTTGATATTGTTGGTTTTGCGTCTACAGTTTGAGCAATTTGATACAAAACTGGACAGCTGAATAGTCTACTGTATTTCTACTGTTTTCAACTCTAATACTTTGCCATGGAGCAAGAAAATGGAATAATCATTTATAGAGATTcaaatattttagaaaaatacTTTTTAGAGGTAATAGAGGTCCCTGCTATCCAGGCTGAACAAAGTATTGACCAATGTTTGCCTCTCACAGACACTTCCATACACCAGTGCCCGGAATTCATGGTGAGCAGTTCCTATTGCAGAACAAGAGTGCAGGGTAATCAAACATACTGTGTATCTTTGCCACTAATTGGTAAACAGTACTATATCATACTCCACTTAAGGATAAAATGAGATCCATCCCCCAGTTACTGGAGGGGAAGTGGGCagaaggatatagtggaattagaaaaggtacagagaagggcgacaaaaatgataaaggggatgggacgacttccctatgaggaaaggctgaagcgtctagggcacttcagcttggagaagagacggctgaggggagatatgatagaggtctataaaataatgagtggaatggaaagggtagacatgaagcatctgtttactctttccaaaaatactaggtctagggggaattcaatgaagctacaaagtagtaaatttaaaacgaatcagaaaaaaTTTGTCtttactcaaagtgtaattaaactctggaattcgttgccagagaatgtggtaaaggcggttagtttagcagggtttaaaaaaggtttggacgacttcctaaaggaaaagtccatagaccattattaaaatggacttggggaaaatccactgcttatttctgggataagcagcataaaatgtttttttacttttttgggatcttgccagatatttgtgacctggattggccactgttggaaacaggatgctgggcttgatggacctttggtctgtcccagtatggcaatacttatgtttccCACATGTGATGGGATTGCAGTGTCATACACAAAATTTGGAAAGCATCTTCATATTCAGAGTGAAAATCTGCTGGGCATGGCCCTTATCAGGAAGCTGAAGCCATCTCTATTCAAGCTCCACAATAAGATAGTATGACAGATGCTCATATGATCAAATTGGCTGTGTGGCTTTAACTGGCAGCTAGAATGTTGTATCTAGGAGATAGAAAGCCTCTTACTGGGTAATGATTAGGGAATGGTTGAGTCAAGGGGGAGCTTATGTACCATGACAAACTCACTTGGGCTTTGAGAAGGAGATATGCATTCTTTATCTTAGTACAGTCCCCAGTTACAAATAAATTTACTTCTCATTGACCTGGGTATACATTTATACCAGCAGAGCAGAGACATATGCtttgagaaaatatattttgctattTTTCTAAATCAAGAGTTGTTGATTTAATGGGgggaaactgaggggtccttttacaaaggcgcgctgaaaaatggcttgcggtagtgtagtcgCGGGGTTTGGGCgcatgctgatccattttttagcgcacctgtaaaaaaggtcttctttttgccaaaaatggacgtgcggcaaaatgaaaattgctgcgcgcccattttgggtttgagaccttactgccagccattgacctagcggtagagACTCACGcgataaccaggtggtaatgacccatGCGCACAAAATGCCACTTGGCTCACATCCGTTACGCGCGCccggaaataaaaatatttttcagacacacgtagtggacgtgcgccaaaaacgaaatcaccacaagagccacgcggtagtcgggcagtaactccattttggcgcacattgggtgtgcatagacgcttacgtggcttagtaaaatggcccttgaATGGGTAATACAGTTTACTGGATTTGTAAAACTAGATGCTGTAACCCTCCTCCCTCTTACTtaatgacctataagtgcattcactctgcagctcctcagtacctctccactctcatttctccccacattcctccccaggaactccgttcactgggtaaatctctcttatctgcacccttctcctccaccgctaactccagactctgttccttttatcttgctgcaccatatgcctggaatagacttcctgagctggtatgtcaagctccatctctgtccgtcttcaaatctaagctaaaagcccacctttttcatgctgcttttaacacctaacccttattcacttgttcagaacccttattttatcatcctcactttaatattcccttatctcttgtttgtcctgtttgtctgtcctaattagattgtaagctctgtcgagcagggactgtctcttcatgttgaagtgtacagtgctgcgtacgtctagtagcgctttagaaatgataagcagtagtagtagttaatggaTTGTACAACAGATTATTCATTAAGGAACAGATTTCATGTAACATGGTGATGTAATTGTAAATCTGTTCCTTATTGAATAATatgttcctttaaaaaaaaactaaagtttAAAAAATGCTGCATGGCATCCACTGATGTTCTTTGCTCCTTATTCAACAGGGTGAGGGAGAACGCTTCAATGTGGCTCTGGTTACTAGTCCTCCTGGGGTTCTACATTCTGTACCGCTGGTACCAGGACAGACAAGTGCTCGAGAACCTCACAGATAAATATGTGTTTATCACTGGCTGTGACTCGGGCTTTGGAAACCTGCTGGCCCGTCAACTGGATGGACGGGGTCTGCAGGTGCTGGCGGCTTGTCTGACACAGCGAGGGGCGGAGCAGCTGAAGGAAGCCACATCCCAGAGACTGCAAACAATAATTGTAGATGTCACTGACACTGAGAGTGTCTCTGCTGCTGCTAATTGGGTGAAACAGCAAGTGAGAGACCAAGGTGATATCTTTTTTTCTACTATTTGCTGCTGAAAGAGTTACCTATTATCTCATCCCTCCTCATTCAGCTCCCTTGCTGACCATCAGTTCTATGCACAATGGAGAAAAAGCTTCAGCTCAAGATCTGCTCTGTTCTCTAatacaggggcgtaaccagacagcagattttgggtgggcctaggcaagaagtgggtgggcaccaagtgttctcccctccccaccaccaccaaaaaaatctcagctgccgggaaaatgcttctttccaccttggcagtccgcagcaggcatacgctgaaaactgagcacgtgcaggtgccagtatcatggagagtagcgttttcgttaccaacagggggaactcttcagctggcggagcttgggatccccaccagctaccgctaaatgtgtgatactgttgggtgggcctgagccctaagaggcccacccaggcccacctgtggctacaccactgctctaaTACTGATGTGTTTTAGTGCAGCTGGGGTGTTCCTGCTAGCATACATGCACTATTGCAAAGTCTAACATGGGAAGCTGTCCTTCTTGTTCTTAACCAgcatgggaagaagaggaggcCCATGCAGAAAATTTGCCACGCAATTAACACAGGCGTAATAGAGTTCTACCACGGGATAGCAAGGCAGGAAGGGTTTCAGCGTGGGTGTTAACTCGTGCGGAGACGCTTATTGCAGACCACAATAAAATGCATATTAATTCAGTTATTATCTATCCCATGCCcattcaagaaaaaaaatagatttcTTATGCAACTTTGCACCAGGTCCAGGACAGCGTAGAACGGttgtagaagggttggttgagaggaatGGGTGTCTAGTAGCAGCCCCTCTTTCATTCCAATTTGACCACTCTGCCCTGAGTCTAacaacctccctctctccctgacctGATCGGACTCAGACCCACAACAggaaaaatgaaatatttttcaggtgGCGTAATGGGACCCCCTGCCCCCAACATCAACACAAATGCCATGGTGGTCTAAtggacctcctcccaccctcctacAACCCCTCCCTAATTAAAAAAATCTGTAACGAAACTGGAGGAAtggatatttggcaactaagatttcatcccaaaaaatgcagggtcatgcacttgggttgcaagaaTCCAAGAGAATGGtacaatcagggctttttttgagggggtacttggaggtactaaGTACCGcccccttttccattgtctgctaaaattgacccatggtccccaagttttaatgaaagagctcaggctctacacaataattctgccttgtcatagattctgtgactggttgcagggggtctggctattgtggggttggtccctcagtaatcaccccacccctgaagagtggcccggcatttgagtactggcaccttttttgctagaaaatatgcactgggtacaatatagggggtgaagtgcttcagtgtgtgaaggaagagcaggacttgggggtgattgtgtctgatgaacttaaagcttccaaacaggtagaaaaagcgatggtcaaagccagaaggatgcttgggtgcataaaaagagggataaccagcaggaaaaaggaggtgatagtgccattgtagaagtctctggtgaggccccaattAGATAGTATTGTTTTCTTCTGTGGTTTCCTTTGATCAAGGTGGGTAAAGGGAATGCTAAATTATTCAGTCAGGCAATTCTTTTAAtacaaaattttttattaaacCTACAGACAGAAACACAATTTTGTCATCCTGTCAGTTTAAAGAAGAGTTTATCATATTCACAGTTATTGAGATATAGAAGAAtatcaggggaattttcgaaagagaagggtgcccatcttccgacacaaatcaggagatgggagtccttctctcagggccgcccaaatcggcataatcaaaagccgattttgggcgccctcaactgctttccatcgcaggaatgaccaaagttcccaggggtgtctcggcagtgtaccgaaggcgggatgtgggcgtgcttaacagatgggcatccttggccgataatggaaaaaagaagggtgtccctgatgagcatttggccaattttacttggtccatttttttcacgaccaagcctcgaaaaggtgcccgaactgaccagatgaccaccggagggaatcggggatgacctctctttactcccccagtggtcaccaaccccctcccaccccccacccccccaaaaaaatttaaaaacatttttttgccagcctctatgccagcctcaaatgtcatacccagctccatcacagcagtatgcaggtccctggagcagtttttagtgggtgcagtgcacttcagtcaggcggacccaggcccatccccccctacctgttacacttgtggtggtaaatgtgagcccttcaaaacccacccgaaacccactgtacccacatgtaggtgccccccttcaccccttagggctatggtagtgttgtacagttgtgggtagtgggttttgggggggctcagcaccgaaggtaagggagctatgcacctgggagtctactgcagtgccccctagggtacccggttggtgtcctggcatgtcagggggaccagtgcactacgaatgctggctcctcccacgaccaaatgccttggatttggtcattttcgagatgggcgtcctcggtttccattatggctgaaaaccggggacgaccatcactaaggtcaaccatctcaacatttaggtcgaccatctctaaggtcgacctaaatgttgagatttgggcgtccctgaccttattatcgaaacgaaagatggacgcccatctagtttcgataatacgattttccccgccccttcgccaggatgtccttatagatgggtgcccttagagatgggcgtacccgttcaaaaatgcccctctatgttaactGCACAGATTTTAAGCAACAAGCAAAGGGTTTAATACAACATTTAAAATGAAGAGGATATTGACCAGAGCTTTTAAAAGAGCTAAATGCGATCATCAAGAATTCTTAACATCAGAAACAAGATATTGATTCAGCACTTCAAACTTGTATGTTAAGATTTTCAGCAGGAAGTTCTGAAGTTCCCAATATCATTAAAATAAGATGGGAAATCATGCAGATTCATCCTGTGTTTAAAGTTGTGGGATTGATTACGTGTAGCCTTTTCAAGgaataaaaaaagaatattttaagTCCATCATCAGTGCCAGATGACCACAACAGTAGGAAAATTATACACACTCTTCCACCAGGACAAGATCTGTGAGACAACATTACAGATCAAAGAGTTTATTAATTAGGCAGATAGCAAAATCTATAAACGGAAGTGGTTTACAACTTGCAAGCCTGATCATGTAGTTTATGTGATGTCTTTGCAGAAAGTTTTATGTGGGACAGAACTCAGATCCAGTGTAAGGAGAAAAAAGTTGAATGGACCTTTGGTAGCTCATTGCATTGATTTCTCCCATGATCTCTGAGATTTTAAATGTTTCAAAATTGACTCGGAACTACCTAACAGGAGGGGTGGAGTTTGTAAGACGtgaacaaagatggatatatcAAGTGAAAACTTTGGAGCCACGAGGTTTAAATAATTGTATTGAATGAAATGCTTTCTTTTAATGTGATTGAGGAACGTTGTACAACAGTGTTGATGCAAATTTGAACATTATGGCGTTTCTGTGTTATTGTGATGTCACAAGAATGGGTGACCATTATTGGTCAGTTAGTCCTACCGTGGACCAGGCATAATTGTGCGTCAGCTTTTGGGGGAGGCATGTTTATAAAGGTACATACAGTAGATGTCTATGCTGTCTACATAAAACAGGTACAATATAAGCATCTATGCGCCTTCACAGCTTAGATATCATGTATAATATTACTGTTCatgagggcagttttcaaaatcATGTTGATGCATAAGACAGTTTTATTTACAGAGCTgaggcttttgaaaattgcacaGCACATGTATGTCTAGATCAGGGTaagcaacctcggtcctcgagggccgcaatccagtcaggttttcaggatttctctaaTATGCATTCACTAACCCTTGAGTGAACTTAATTTATTAACTGTTATTCATGTTAATAACTAGTATCTCCAATAACAGTACATAcaccttttgttttcttttattaataATTTATTCAAATTCTCCTGAATATATTATCTAATACATATTAGTATTTCATGCCTAGGTGCTATGCCATTCATACTACCATTCATTCTATTCAATCCTCATGTCTAATCCCTTTGCTGCTTATCCCGCTACTCAAAGCCTATTTGTCAACATTAACCTCTAGATTGTTTAATACGTTCTACTCTAATATGTTACTTCGTTAAGTGACTCCCTTTCAAGCCGTCCCTTCTCTACTGTTAGGCTTGTTTATAATTGTGCAGTCTTTATAATTCAAATCAGTTCTAATGATGCTTTGCTTTGCTGTGCTGTGCGGGATCTCCCTTTTGAGCCGTCTCTTCACTTCTATGCAACTTCTTTTGTGCTTCTTTGCTTTTACACTGACTGTTCTACCAGACTCTCAGCTTTTGATTGTATATTAGCAACAAGGGCGTTTCTCTTTCTCGTGATTATTTCAAAGTCACTtttaagctcattttcaaagcacttagcctcccaaagttccatagaaacctatggaacttagcctcccaaagtgctttgaaaatatgcctctttgtatctGTCAGTTGTGACTTTTAAGGACATCAGATACAACGGGACTTTGAAATAATCACGAGAAAGAGAAACACCCTTGTtgctaacagtggcgtagccacaggtgggctaatgatgacacccttggccaaactactatcgaaccaAAACCTAAACCCATaaatatacgctgatgatgtaacgattttcatcccattcaaacaagacctaagggaaatctccaacgaaatcaagcaaagcctacatatcatgaattcctgggcagatgcatttcagctgaaacttaatgcagaaaaaacccaatgcctagtactcacctcgcaatacaataagaataaatttaccaccatcaacacacccaaactaaatctaccagtctcggacaccctaaaaattcttggagtcaccattgatcgacacttaacacttgagaaccatgtgaaaaacataactaaaaagatgtttcattcaatgtggaaactaaaaagaattttttccaaggactgtcttccgcaatctggtacaatcatttgtactcagtcatctggactattgtaactcactctacgctggctgcaaagagcaaatacttaaaaaactccaaacagcccagaacacggcagccagacttatagtcagcaaatcaaaatacgatagcgcgaaacccctacgagaaaaactacactggctcccactcaaagaacgcatcacgttcaaactttgcaccctggtccataaaatcatccatggtgacgccccagcctacatgtcagacctaatagaactaccacccaggaacgcaaaaataTCCTCTCTCACATTCCTCAATttgcatcctcccaagtgtaaaggtctgaaatacaaattaatgcacgcatctaccttttcctatatgagcacgcaattctggaacgcgttgccacgtgaCCTGAAAACGGTTTATGAATcgaccaatttccgtaaactattgaaaacttatctcttcgacaagatatatcataaagatcaacacgtgtaactgtactATCCTTAATACATCCAGAAATGTCGTTTAAtgccttttgctttaacactctCATGTATcttaccaccatgtaacccataaccctctgtaaaaccaaatgtatattctcttctatctcCAGTACCCATgacaaattgtaagccacattgagcctgcaaagaggtgggataatgtgggatacaaatgtaataaataaataaaataaataaatttagggttcaggcccacccaacagtagcacatgtttagtggtagctggtagagatcccaagctctatcagctgaagacttccctttgatggtaagccaaggtggaaagaagcgttttcttgccagctgagatatttttttggtggtggtgaagaacacttggtacacacccacttcttgtctaggcccacccagtatctgttgtctggctacgcccctggcacttgCTAATATACAATCAAAAGCTGAGCGAGTAAAAGCAAAGGAGCACAAAAGAAGTTGCATAGAAGTGAAGAGACGGCTCGGAAGGGAGATCCCGCACAGCACAGCAAAGCATCATTAGAACTGATTTGAATTATAAAGACTTGGGACTGATGTTAAAGGCTTTTTGCCTAACAGAAGGGACGGCTTGAAAGGGAGTCACTTAACAAAGTGACATATTAGAGTAGAACGTATTAAACAATCTAGAGGTTAATGTTGACAAATAGGCTTTGAGTAGCGGGATAAGCAGCAAAGGGATTAGACATGAGGATTGAATAGAATGAATGGTAGTATGAATGGCATAGCACCTAGGCATGAAATACTAATATGTATTAGATAATATATTCAGGAGAATttgaataaataattaataaaagaaaacaaaaggtgTATGTACTGTTATTGGAGATACTagtaacgaatatgcatgagatctatcttcATACCACGGAGAcagtatatgcaaatagatctcatgcatattcattgggaaaatcctgaaaacctgactgggttgtctCCCTCAAGGACCAAGGATGCCCACCCCCAGCCTAGATGTATGTGCATATTAGGAAGGGTGTTCCTGGGGATAGGATTGGGTGGAAAATGCACTGAAATACACATACTTCTAGACTTCTGTCACAGAACAGTTTCATGTAGGTCAGGGGCCCTCAAATCtggtcctcgaggtccacaacccagcctggttttcaagatgtccacaataaatatgaatgAAATCTATTTGCGTGCAATGGAaccagtgaatgcaaatagatctcatacatattcattatagaattcctgaaaaccaggccaggttgtggacctcaaggattGGATTTGAGAACCCCTGGTGTAGGCAAAGCATACAGGTCTCAGGTTTCAAGAGATGCCCTTCATGTCCAAAGATGCTCTACTTTGAAAAGGTGGAGGGATTTAATGGTTTATAACACTAGAGAGACGTTGTGTCACTGAGCTCTTGTTGCCTTTTTACAGGGCTCTGGGGTCTGGTGAATAACGCAGGGACTGGCATTCCGGGAGCCCCGAATGAGTGGCTGACCAAGGATGACTTTGTGAAGGTGCTGGATGTGAACCTGGTGGGGATGATCGACGTAACCCTCTGCCTGCTCCCCTTGATCAGAAAAGCCAAAGGCAGGATCGTCAATGTGTCCAGTATAGTAGGAAGAATAACCTTCTGTGGAGGGGGCTACTGCATCTCCAAATATGGAATAGAAGCCTTTTCAGACAGTCTCCGGTAAAATAACCAGAGCTGGTGCAAGGGGAAATGGGCACCTGAGATGAACCTTCAGCAttacactcccccctccccagggttaccatatggctccagaaaaaggaggacggattgagccagccgggttttacttccattgcaaagcaatggaagtaaaacccggctggctcaatccgtcctcctttttctggagccatatggtaaccctacgagtCCCCCCAGATGCCTAAATCTCACCAAGATTTTGAAATGTGAGCTCAACAATAATGATCGTCCCAACACCAATCCTCTCACAACAATTCTGTAAAAACTCATTATGACATCATTCCCTGGATTCCATAAAGGTCATCCAAATTTGGGAGCGCTGGGCAGATGCTCAcataaattaattagttaatgatCCATTAACAATCAGTTATCGgtgttaattagcactaatttggaCTCGTGTGTAtctgctatgtgctattctataacgcagACCCAAAGAGTCTCTCCTGCAACCCAAAGGGGGTGTgacaatgggaggggcatgggcgggtcagaggcattccaaatATTTGGATGTAGTGTTATAAAATTCTTGGGTTGCATGCTAGGATTTTCACCGGGCTTCAGCAGGCGTTAAGTCCTCACGCGCAAAGTTGGGTGCAGGTTCTTAAGCACtattaagaacacaagaataaccatactgggtcagaccaatggtccatctagcctagtatcctgcttccaatagtgaccaatccaggtcacaagtacctggccaaaACCTAAATAGTCACAAAAATAATAGGGAAAAACTATCACTCCTCAATAAGAAattagaaaaaacaaaaaaaaggagtagCAAAACTGAGCAGCAGTGATGAGAATCATAAGGCTTTATACACAGAAAAGCCCATCAAACCTTAATAAAGGAAAAAC carries:
- the LOC115464870 gene encoding retinol dehydrogenase 16-like; the protein is MWLWLLVLLGFYILYRWYQDRQVLENLTDKYVFITGCDSGFGNLLARQLDGRGLQVLAACLTQRGAEQLKEATSQRLQTIIVDVTDTESVSAAANWVKQQVRDQGLWGLVNNAGTGIPGAPNEWLTKDDFVKVLDVNLVGMIDVTLCLLPLIRKAKGRIVNVSSIVGRITFCGGGYCISKYGIEAFSDSLRRELNPFGVKVIILEPGFFKTELNNLQHMKTTLYNIWSQVPAAVQESYGQKYYEDYVKHTEKTFLTLCNSDLSPVSDCMEHALTAVHPHTRYSAGWDAKLFYIPLSYLPTVLADFLLTWPLPKPVEYR